Genomic DNA from Methanosarcina sp. MTP4:
GCCTTTACAACTCTCAGGAGCAGGGGCGGCGCGCTTGCAGACCTTGCGATTGTGGTTGTGGACGTGAATGAGGGCTTCAAGCCCCAGACTTACGAAAGCCTGCAGATCTTGAAGCGTTTCAAGACTCCTTTTGTCATTGTCGCAAATAAGGTTGACAGGATCAACGGCTGGAACCCTAACAGGGACATGCCTTTTGCTGCCACTTTCAAAAAACAGAGCGAACAGGTTCAGTCCTTGCTTGACAACAAGCTCTATGAAGTCATAGGGGAGCTTTACAACCAGGGTTTTGCCGCAGACCGCTATGACAGGGTCACGAACTTCCAGAAAAATCTGGGGGTAATTCCCGCAAGTGCTGTCACAGGTGAGGGCATCCCGGATGTCCTGATGATGCTTCTCGGGCTTGCCCAGAGGTTCCTGGAATCAAACCTGGAGTACAGTGCAACGGGCCCCGGAGTGGGTACCGTGCTTGAGGTCAAGGAAGAAAAGGGCCTGGGTGCGACGGCGGATGTAATCCTTTACGACGGCACTCTGAAGAAAGGTGATACTGTCGTGATCGGAAGTCTGGGCGAGCCTATCCAGACCAAGGTAAGGGCTCTGTTAAAACCCAGGGAACTTTCCGAGATCCGCTACGAAAGCAAGTTCCGGCAGATTAAAAAAGTGACTGCCGCTGTGGGTGTGAAAATCTCGGCTCCCGGGCTGGAAGATGCCCTTTCAGGCTCTCCCCTCCGGGTGGCTGATGAGGAAACCCTTGAAGAAATCGTTGAACAGGTAAAGTCCGAGATCGACGAGGTCAGGATTGACACGGATTCCATGGGGATCATGATCAAAGCTGATACGATCGGGTCCCTTGAAGCCCTGGTACATGAGTTCCAGCAAGAGGAAGTTCCTATCAGGAAAGCCGAGGTCGGAGATATATCTCACAGGGATGTGGTTGAGGTTTCAACGGTCGAAGATCCTCTCTATTCGGTACTTATCGGCTTTAATGTCAAGCTCCACGCAGACTCTAAGGAGTTTTTGCAGGGAGCCCAGGGAAGCAACGTGAAGGTGTTCACTAACGATGTGATCTACCGCCTGATCGAGGACTACCAGGAATACGTGAAGAAGCAGCAGGAACTGGCCGAAAAGAAGATTTTCGAAACAATCATCCGTCCGGGCAGGTTCAAGATCCTTCCGGGCTGTGTCTTCCGTCAGAGCAAACCCGCAGTAGTCGGGGTCAGGGTGCTCGGCGGGGTTGTTAGGACAAATACCGACGTCATGCTTGAAAACGGAAATGCCGTGGGCAAAATAAAGGGCCTGCAGTCCGCAGGGGATAATATTTCCTCTGCCAGGGTAGGCATGGAAGTTGCAATGGCAATTGACGGGGCAACCGTGGGTCGTCAGATCAAGGAGGAAGATTACCTCTTTGTCAACGTACCTGAGAGGCATGCAAAAGTCCT
This window encodes:
- the infB gene encoding translation initiation factor IF-2, with product MTDKKNLRTPIVCVMGHVDHGKTTLLDKIRGTAIVSGEAGAITQHIGATEVPMDVIVEKLGDPRLRDRFMVPGLLFIDTPGHHAFTTLRSRGGALADLAIVVVDVNEGFKPQTYESLQILKRFKTPFVIVANKVDRINGWNPNRDMPFAATFKKQSEQVQSLLDNKLYEVIGELYNQGFAADRYDRVTNFQKNLGVIPASAVTGEGIPDVLMMLLGLAQRFLESNLEYSATGPGVGTVLEVKEEKGLGATADVILYDGTLKKGDTVVIGSLGEPIQTKVRALLKPRELSEIRYESKFRQIKKVTAAVGVKISAPGLEDALSGSPLRVADEETLEEIVEQVKSEIDEVRIDTDSMGIMIKADTIGSLEALVHEFQQEEVPIRKAEVGDISHRDVVEVSTVEDPLYSVLIGFNVKLHADSKEFLQGAQGSNVKVFTNDVIYRLIEDYQEYVKKQQELAEKKIFETIIRPGRFKILPGCVFRQSKPAVVGVRVLGGVVRTNTDVMLENGNAVGKIKGLQSAGDNISSARVGMEVAMAIDGATVGRQIKEEDYLFVNVPERHAKVLEHEIFESLSSDEQETLERFLELKRKGNPFWAK